The Malus domestica chromosome 10, GDT2T_hap1 nucleotide sequence TGTGGCTTGTGAAAATGATTTTGCACAACCAAAAAATTGGTTGCAGCCGGTGTTCAAAAATaaggtaatgctagggaaactaaatttgtaaactaaatgaaatagaagttgatgattgaattattacttaagtgttgattaacgtgcttatttcttattggttacccataatttagtttgcaaatttagtcttcttAACATTACCCTCAAAATTATTTAAGGTTTTAGTACAAAATTAGAATAATCTCACAATGCTCGTGTACTTTATTCTTCTTCATAGATAGATATTTGCAGGAGAACAAGATACAACGCTTACTCAAAACAGTAAATCAATAGTACGTAATTGTACAAGCAACCACAGAATTACATGGACAAGAAAACCTAGATCTTATTACAATATCATTTGGATCTTCTTATTACAATATAATTTGGACCTCATTTATTAGCAAATATAACAAGACGTCGATCATTTTATATAGTATGCATACTGTACAGATAATGCTCTTAAGTACTGACAATGGGATACAGTTCAAATCGAACATTACAGCTCCCACCTACAACACGCCCACCTCGTTTTGCATTGCAGCAGTTTGGGAGTTCGCCTATTGCACTATCAAGACACTTCTTACAATCAACGCCAGAGAGGTCCCTTGTGCATTGAGCAAGACCATATAATGTTGTGAACGTATCGAGTTGTACCTCACCAGTAGCGTAGAACTTTTGATTATCTTCAGAAGCTTCATTAGATAACCCACTTAACAATTCCTTGACTTTCTCATTGAATACTGTTCCATTCTCTACTTCTTGGACGTTATACAAATAGAACCTGTTGTTCGTATCAATTTGCCCAAAAAAGCCCACATCTGAGTACTTTAAAAGGCAGTGATCATACCAAATTATGGCTCCTTTACGAGAAGGGCAGAGCTCGCGTAAATCTTTGCTTGCATCAACCACGCAAGTATTGCAATCTTTGCTTGAGACGTCACCGCGACAAAGGGCCAAGCCATTCACTTGGTTTTTGGCATGGCCAGTTGAACCAAGGCCAAAGCCCGTAGGAGGAACTTTGGTGTATAAAAGATTGAACAATAAGTTCAAGTTGGCACCATATGGACTACTAGCAGGGTAGTTTTGTTGGCTGAAACAAATATGGTAAAGGGGGGAGGCACCAATTGCAGAATGGTGGAAAAGGCAAAGCACTAAGAGACCCAGAGGGATTGATTTGAAGAAGAACATGTTGAATTTATGAGATATATCCAAGAACACACtcagtatatatacatatataagaaGTTGGTGAAGTCGAAGTTGTGGACATTTTTTATTTCAACCTAGTCAAAAGTCTTACCAGCCCAATAAAATAAACCTTGATATTACTTGTGGGATATATAGTGACCTAGTTCTGGAGAAAATGAACTTCCACGAATGATGTTGAAAGACAAATTCAAGCTAGCTACAGGAAAAAGTCAAATGTCTAAAACATTATACATTTTCAAAGCATTCTACTGGTCGCACTTTGAAAATTACCAATGGATTATGAATTTTTATGTCCTGGTGCTACTTTTCAGTGGAAGATTAGGTCACATTGTGCTCTATAATCTATATGATATAGTCATAAACCTTGGGATCAAGCTCACAATTAGACTTAATGGGACTTAGGAGTTCTAGATTAACTACCTCCATATTCTTACCCctgttcttttttgttttggtcagTCTTTATTTAAAGATTATATATAAAGAGTAGACTGTCGATTTGGTTaaattcctaattttttttaaaatatgacttcttatattttttgttgttttccttttttatttctagAATATGAGGATCTTCTACGACATGGGGCTTTATCGTTTATTCTTGCTATAATATAATATGATTTCTACTAAGATCTActccaacttaaattttaggttctaaacttATCTCAACTTCTTTTAACACTTGGGACAAATAtgattttaacccaaaactcattTCTAGGGCCAATTTAGCCTAGAATTCTTCCTAGGTTATTGGAGTTGGCCCACCATATATGTAAacattttttagttttatatttataaattcattgaatccaacatctaaaatttaatatgatcaaatctaacaataaaaataaaataaaaaatgtaacggtccaaatttaaatctaacggcTGAAGTAATTAAATTCTTTCATAATGTTCCACGAGTTTTATAGTGTCGGTTTAGAGATTTTCCAATATTTatcagaatctaaatatttttaggttaaaatgttcataaaattaaattaggatagtctacataatttttttttaaagttcctttaaggaaaaaaattatcctaaattcattttttaatattctCGAACTAGAAATTTAACCCATACGGGTTGGGGGAGAAAAACTGTTTCTagattaaaacctaaattttatgggttaaaaattttagttttaaccTAAGAGTTGGAACAATTAATGAAccctacaaatttaattttttaggaTTTCACTATTCTATATGAAGTCTTTGTGCGATCAATATTGCACATCAAGTTCCTCAAATTATGTTGtggtataaataaataaatattgagaCATGAGTAAATTGATAACATGAAAAATGCTACGAAGACACTGTTAAAGTGAGACTTTTATGGACTCTGTCATTCCACAATTTAACATTAATTCTCgtatcaatattataaaatattgtgtcaaaaatataaaatggtaAAGAGTTCCTGACAcgccccgaataccaggatagacacgtgctggccgacacctagggtgacgaaagccattaattgatacaaaaactaagaataagaaataaatacgggttatgaatttaaaatactatgaattaataatttaggaacgtgttcagagcatacaactaaacctaatcactaaaaagaattaagataaaattgaatgaataaagaagtgggtcctacatcgagaTGACTCAAATATGCTGCTGCGGAAGTGTCTTGACGCCGGAATTAGGTGCCTTGAtcctaagtcctgaatgggggcgcaaaacaaaggtgagtggaccccttctaaaattacatgattttatagtaattgcataaatgattagcatgcctacgaatTTTGTGAATTGATTTATATCAATCCTGTTTACTGAATTTATTGATTAtcgtctcgtgttttggtgaggaattaattgttagcctattttgagctatattttaatatatcgtattttctataaaaaccataaactggtagactatctgacagatgacgataggatgctagaacatgtttttgaacccctctttatagtgtaGACGATGATCGGTAAcctatactatgaagtggttatttaagagagacgtaactatttgtgcgtacctagtggatactatgccgcctggggcgaggatctagTGTTGGCAtgtaggccgggagaaataatccctagcaaaaggctgagggacatggagacaggcattgggccgggagggagttatctctggctacgggcacagagactaaggtgcaggcattgggccgggagttatatttattcagtgatctttctagcagcacaccgcgcttacgagacAATTTATGATGCGTTTATAGTTTTGATTTCCGCGATGCGTTTCCGCGATgtgacttttgagatattttggcatgctaggattttgatttaaatccatcacttattatgctagcagttttcattatatataaactttgggggttagtacattgataactgttttattattattatatataacgccctgaccctgatattccccgaattccaagatagacacgtgctggccgacacccgaggatGACGAAAGCCatcacgtgtctatcctggtatttgGGGAATATCAGAATCGGAGCGTGTCAGTTCCACTTCCAGAGAGTTTCATTAGCATTTAGCTTAATAATGAAACATGCAGCCTTGCAGTATTAAGAGTCAAACAGGGCTGAAATAATTATTGTGGGGGGATGTGTATGCTGGAATTAATTATTGTCTCAAATGGAAATATTATCTTAATGCTCCTTGGACAATTGGTTTATATAAATCCTTCATGGTTGACGATAAATTACCACTTGTTCATTTGAAGAGAAGTATCCTTCAAAGACGTAATTGATTTTCCTTGACATCTAACATAATACTCAAAAGGATCTTTGAAGAACATAGGATGGCGGTTGGAAAATCattaaagaatacttcttctacTTTTGTCGGatattttttagaaaataataagcacACATCTTTTTTAGCTTCTTGTACATTCTTATTTAATTTTAGTAGTTGGTTCTGTTtgatatatttaattcaatggcTAGAAATAAAGAGGGATGTGTGAAAAACTACAACGGAATGTGAGAATGACTTCCCTTTTTTCCATAGAAATGTATTGGCTCAAAAGAAATACCAAAAGAGTTTAATCGAAAATGCGAAGATTGATtacaaagaaaaagtaaaatggATTTGTACAAGTAGAAGACAACCTTTCATCCTTGATTGCCAATTAAATCTAGTCATTAAGCTAGTGTTATCCAGAAATTGCTAACGCGCATATTTGAGTTTTAGTTAAAATAAATTCACTATTTATATCCAAATAAACACTATACATGCATGATGCATcaataatttctgcaaagtGATTGTacagaaacaaaaaatttatttgaGTTGCCACTATCAACTCAAGAATTTTGCAgaaattttatatttgtttggaTGAGATGGCAAAACAAAAGGCAACTGAGACAAGGGGTAAATACATATTGAAAAGTTAGCAATTTGATGTACTTCATGTTAGAGTATTTTTAGTATTTTACTAGTAATTGTGCCCATGCGTTGCTGTTGGTTTTAAAAGTgtataaaatttttaaaaagttgtacatatatgtatatgttatgTATTCATCATATTTATAACAAGGAACAAACATATAGCCATAACAGATGGTTGGGGAATTCATACATATTGAAAAAACCCTACTCACATCGAGACATAGATCTTTTGGAAGCCGGACAAAGCAGTCATGTGGAAGATCAAAGCTGTTTTGTAAAGGAAAtaacaaaaactgaaaaaatcAGAACTTTAAATTACAACTAAATTAAGCAATGTCAATAATTAAaggttaaaattttgatctaagggatcaaaatttgaaatggATATGGATGCTTACGTGTAATTGTAGTAGGAAAGATAGAAAATTTGGACCATTGGGTTGTTTGTAAATTCCTTTGcacaaagtttaaaaaatatggcAGCGTACACTCCTGACTTAGCCCTCGAGTCAGCGTATGTTCACGGTTGTGTCCACACTTCGACGAGCATTATAGACATTCCAGGTGAAGCGTCCACTCACGGCTAGGCACGCAAGGAGTTCCTCTTATTAAGCATTGGAGTAGGCAGCACAACAGATAAAAGGAAACACGAGAGCAGTCTGGCTCAAGTTCATCTAGCAGACCAAGACACACACGATAGTGAGCAGCACTACTCACTAGCAAGAAACGTATCACGTGTAACGCCACCGCGACATAGACGAGCAAGACAAGCAGAAGAGCAGTAAAAACCATCAGGTTAATGTCGGGGGCATTCAGAGGTTCTGCTAGCCCAGCAAAGGCAGATCCAGAATGAAGTACAAAGGTTCCTTACAAAGGTTCCTAACTAAGTAGCCATGCAAATTTAGATGCATCAAAACCATTGATAAAGCACTATGAAAAAGACGCAGCCCATATGAGTAGTTCACCTTTTATTAACAAGATCGAGCAAACATAACCAACCCGCATACACTAGTGAATGCAAAGATTAATTATGCTCCGACGAACACAACAACTTAACCTAATGGCCCATAGGGGGCAAACAAGTACCAAAAGAACGCACCAGCCCAACTTGCAAGACAATCTCTCTAACCATCAAGAACCAGAAGTAAGTCTTGTTCTCATTACACCAGACAATTTAACACTTGGGGAGAACATTGCTAGTGGCAGAGCATCACGGACCTAGTGCCTCAACTCATCCCGTTGCTCATAACCTGGCCTAAGCCAGTCCCCCTTTCATAGCTCATTGAGCCTACTTGCTCTGCAGCTGCCGGCTGTCCTTGATCTTGCACCACTATTCCCAGTTATACCGATCTTGCCCCACACCTTCCAGTCATGCCAACCTATACTAGGTGACTCTCAGCCCCGCCGATCAGGCCCGCGACACTAAGCTTCAAAAGCATCTAACGATGAAGCAAAACACGAGGCTTTAACCAATGGTGCTTTGCTAATGAAAGATTTATCCATGAAGAAGCTTGCAATTCATTCaaattctcaattaatcacaaaccAAGCCTCAGGGAAGCATATGGCGAAACATTTAATAAGTGCAGAATACTTGGAGAATGTCTGAGAACAGCTCAATGTGCTCCCTACTTACACCCTTATACGGGTTCCACAAGCAGTTCGAAGTCTCAAGTAGATCGCCAAACAAGACCTTAGAGGTTGAGGATTATTTTAGTTGTCCAACAGTCCAACTTTCCTCACCTACACTCATAACGACTTtcatgctctccagtgtgaaaGGGTAAACCATGTTGGGTTTTTTCCAGCCCATGATTAGTTGTCCTAAGTCTATTGGGAATTAATAGTcttagaggattaaattgttttcccaattggagtcattttcccaattggagttgtttacccaattggagctagtttctcaattggagtaggattcataactagattccaattaggattaataatCCCTATTGAAGAAAacctttattatgtctatataaaggagctattgtactagttttgaggagagagcaaaacaataaattgtttaccactcaagggattagagtgagagaatattgtaaagtgtgtgtgtgagaaaaagaaaagagatagtgtatttcttattcttgttctttcaggtttttCGTCAAGTCCTAGTTTTAgagatttggcaagattattagttgtactcattattgatatagtgaaagattgttgttgctatcccgtggacgtaggcacatattgctgaaccacataaattcttggtgttatttatcttggttatttattttttgatttcCGTAGTTTGTTCTTATTTTTCTCATTcttaacaagtggtatcagagcctggtTCGGCCGATATCCGTTTAGAATGTAGAGTTCAATTATGATGAAACTCACCCGCTCCAACTGGGTTACGTGGAAATCGAGAATGGAGGACATGCTTTATTGTAAAGATCTCCATGAGCCAATTAAAGGTGTTAAGAGCAAGCCATAAAATATGTCTGATGCCAATTGGACCAAGATGAATCGTAAAACTATTGGTACgattagacaatgggtggatgAGAGCATCCATCACCATGTGTCTAAAGAAACTGATGCACAAGCTTTTTGGAAGAAGTTAGAATCCCTCTTTGAGAAAAAGACCGCTGCCAAGAAAGCATTCTTTATTAAAGAGCTTGTCAACATGAAGTATGCAGAAGATGTTAATGTAACCGAGCACTTGAACAACTTTCAGAACATGATCAATCAGGTAGCCACTATGGGTTTGAATATTGAAGAAGAGCTGCTAGC carries:
- the LOC103453814 gene encoding antimicrobial ginkbilobin-2-like protein, yielding MFFFKSIPLGLLVLCLFHHSAIGASPLYHICFSQQNYPASSPYGANLNLLFNLLYTKVPPTGFGLGSTGHAKNQVNGLALCRGDVSSKDCNTCVVDASKDLRELCPSRKGAIIWYDHCLLKYSDVGFFGQIDTNNRFYLYNVQEVENGTVFNEKVKELLSGLSNEASEDNQKFYATGEVQLDTFTTLYGLAQCTRDLSGVDCKKCLDSAIGELPNCCNAKRGGRVVGGSCNVRFELYPIVST